The Limnospira fusiformis SAG 85.79 genomic interval GCCGGAACCAGTTCATGGAAAGTTTGACGGGTGAGTGGAATTAGCATATAATTAGCACCATAAATGAGCATAGCCTAATCGAAGCCAGGGCGGGTAGTAATTAATCATCCATTATCCATTATCCATGATTAATTATCGATTATCCATGATCAGAGAATTTTCTCTAATCCATAAACCAGACTTTTCAGTGATAAGACTTGACGAATTGCCAGCAAGACACCGGGCATATAGCAACCGCGATCGGTGGTATCATGGCGGAGGGTATAAATTTGACCAGCCGCCCCAAAAATTACCTCTTGGTGAGCAATCAAACCGGGTAAACGGACACTATGAATGCGGATTTGTTCATCAGCGATCGCACCTCTAGCACCGGGTAATTGTTCCGTTTCTTTAACTTGGCTTTGGTTATAGGTTTTCCCGAACTCTGCCAGCATTTGCGCGGTTTTAACCGCCGTGCCGCTAGGTGCATCAGCCTTTTGATTATGGTGTAACTCAATAATCTCTACATGGTCAAAATATTGAGAAGCAGCGATCGCCGCCTGTTGTAAAAGTACAATGCCGATGCAAAAATTAGGGACCAATAAACATCCCATGCTGGCTTTATCAGCAAATTCGGCTAAATCCTGAATTTTGGCTTCACTTAACCCAGTAGTCCCCACCACCGGACGGACACCATAGGCGATCGCCGCCCGAATATTGTCATATACTGAGTCTGGGTGGGTAAAGTCCACCATCACGGCTGGCTGCTTTTCCTGAGCCGCCATAACCAGCATTCCTTCGCGATCGTTTGTAATCGGGATCTCTAAAGGTTCAATCCCCGCGAGACTTCCAGCATCTTCATTCAGATAAGCCGGATTTTTATCAATGGCCCCCAACAGCGTCATATCCTGTGCAGCAGCCACCGCTTTGACCACTTCTCGACCCATTTTACCGCCAGCACCATTGACCACCACTGGAATTGGAAATTGACCTACCATGACTTTAAACCAGAAATATCCTTTATTAGACTATCAAACCATTTTGTGTCTATCCAGGCTAGAGAACTGCCCCATCGAAATTGGTATGATAGAATCAGGTAGTCCATTTCTGCTGATTAATGCTGCGTCACAACTCTGGTTCCCAATGGTCACCGCTATCTAAATGGCGATTGCTAGTCTTACGGATGACTCCGCCATTGTGGTTGATTATCAGCCTCACCAGCACCTTATTATTAACTGGTATTAAACTCAGGGGAGATTTGCAACCCGTAGAATTGAGGTTGTTTGACGGGTTAGTTCGCCTCCGACCCGAATCCGAACCTGATGACCGGATTTTGATTGTCGCTATTACTGAATCAGATATTGCCGCCCAAGAACAATGGCCCATGTCTGATGCCGTATTAGCCCAAGTTTTAGCTAACCTACAACAGCATCAACCCAGAGCGATCGGTTTAGATATATATCGGGATCTACCTCACCCACCCGGTAGCGCCGAACTAAGTCAACAGTTCCAGGCTCCTAATATATTTGGGATTACCAAAATTGGCAACCCCGACAATCCCACTATTCCCCCCCCTCCTCAACTACCACCCAAGCAAATTGGCTTTAATGACCTAATTCTCGACCCAGACGGAGTAGTGCGCCGCCAACTCTTA includes:
- the dapB gene encoding 4-hydroxy-tetrahydrodipicolinate reductase — encoded protein: MVGQFPIPVVVNGAGGKMGREVVKAVAAAQDMTLLGAIDKNPAYLNEDAGSLAGIEPLEIPITNDREGMLVMAAQEKQPAVMVDFTHPDSVYDNIRAAIAYGVRPVVGTTGLSEAKIQDLAEFADKASMGCLLVPNFCIGIVLLQQAAIAASQYFDHVEIIELHHNQKADAPSGTAVKTAQMLAEFGKTYNQSQVKETEQLPGARGAIADEQIRIHSVRLPGLIAHQEVIFGAAGQIYTLRHDTTDRGCYMPGVLLAIRQVLSLKSLVYGLEKIL